In Fluviispira sanaruensis, a genomic segment contains:
- the lpxC gene encoding UDP-3-O-acyl-N-acetylglucosamine deacetylase, with amino-acid sequence MSNFQRTLKRSVSFSGVGVHSGSVISVEIRPASANTGFIFQRTDLPNKPYIKADIDSVFDTTLATRIGSPAVSVSTIEHLMAAFFGFGIDNAIVAINNSEMPILDGSSAPFLTLFDEVGVEVLKEPRKVVVIDKVIEVVDEKNPTRFMRIEPSKKPLITYVIDFERAAAIGRQNISMHYTAKSFCEEFSFARTFCLKEDIELMYSKGLAKGGSMENAILVSKTEGVMNRQGLRHEQEFVKHKTLDCIGDLHMLGMPILGHIIAHKAGHDLHNKLARAILAEVSCRSIIVPSAKEEARFKAILSFPKSLSEIDRNLIGLAVG; translated from the coding sequence ATGAGTAACTTTCAAAGAACTTTAAAACGTTCTGTCTCTTTTTCTGGTGTCGGAGTTCATTCTGGAAGTGTTATTTCTGTTGAAATTCGACCAGCTTCTGCAAACACAGGTTTTATTTTTCAACGCACAGATTTGCCCAATAAACCTTATATCAAGGCGGATATAGACTCTGTTTTCGATACAACATTAGCAACTCGCATCGGCTCGCCTGCGGTAAGTGTTTCTACTATTGAGCATTTGATGGCAGCTTTCTTTGGATTTGGTATAGACAATGCTATTGTCGCTATAAATAATAGCGAAATGCCTATATTGGATGGATCTTCAGCACCCTTTTTAACACTTTTCGATGAAGTGGGTGTTGAAGTACTAAAGGAACCAAGAAAGGTTGTTGTGATTGATAAAGTCATTGAAGTCGTAGATGAAAAAAATCCAACTCGTTTTATGCGAATAGAGCCGTCTAAAAAACCTCTTATTACATATGTGATTGATTTTGAAAGAGCTGCTGCAATTGGTCGTCAAAATATTTCTATGCATTACACTGCGAAATCATTTTGTGAAGAATTTTCGTTTGCAAGAACCTTCTGTTTAAAAGAAGATATTGAACTCATGTATTCCAAAGGTCTCGCTAAAGGTGGATCGATGGAAAACGCTATTCTTGTTTCAAAGACAGAAGGCGTTATGAATCGGCAAGGTTTAAGACATGAACAAGAATTTGTGAAGCACAAGACTTTAGACTGTATAGGTGACCTCCACATGCTTGGAATGCCAATTTTAGGGCATATTATAGCGCACAAAGCGGGTCATGATCTTCATAACAAACTTGCGCGTGCAATCTTGGCAGAAGTGTCTTGTCGAAGCATTATAGTTCCTTCTGCAAAGGAAGAAGCTCGTTTCAAAGCTATTCTTTCTTTCCCCAAATCTCTCTCAGAGATTGATAGAAATCTTATTGGTCTTGCAGTTGGCTAA
- the dnaJ gene encoding molecular chaperone DnaJ — protein sequence MATKRDYYEILQVSKSASADEIKKSYRKLAVQYHPDRNPGDKAAEEKFKEAAEAYEVLSDSAKRQRYDQFGHAGLNAGGFGGGAGFGNVDDVFEHFGSIFEDLFGMGGSSRRSGGGNRARKGGDLRYDLRISFKESVLGTEKKIQIPRKSACGTCEGSGAAKGTKPVTCSTCRGQGQVAVQQGFFTYASTCPDCNGSGKRISTPCGDCKGSGFQTKSSNINVKIPAGIDTGMRLRVGGEGEGGVNGGPAGDLYVFIEVEPNHLFKREEFDLIYSLKVGVAQAILGTEVMIDCFEEEPRKIEIPAGIQPGQRLVVHGAGIPKLEKYGRGKGDLIIEVNVEIPTKINKEAEEHLRAFALKMGQNVKNSNGFFDKIFG from the coding sequence ATGGCTACAAAACGCGATTATTATGAAATTTTACAAGTCTCGAAGTCTGCATCGGCAGATGAAATAAAAAAATCTTATCGAAAGCTTGCTGTCCAATATCACCCAGATCGAAACCCTGGGGATAAAGCAGCAGAGGAAAAATTCAAAGAAGCTGCGGAAGCTTATGAAGTTTTGAGTGATTCCGCTAAGCGTCAACGCTACGATCAATTTGGTCATGCCGGCCTCAATGCAGGTGGTTTTGGCGGTGGAGCTGGCTTTGGCAACGTGGATGATGTTTTCGAGCACTTTGGCTCTATCTTCGAAGATCTCTTTGGCATGGGAGGCTCAAGTAGACGTAGCGGTGGTGGAAACAGGGCGCGTAAAGGAGGAGATCTCCGTTACGATCTTCGCATTTCATTTAAAGAATCTGTACTCGGCACAGAGAAAAAAATTCAAATACCCCGTAAATCAGCTTGTGGCACTTGTGAAGGATCGGGTGCTGCAAAAGGGACAAAGCCGGTCACGTGTTCAACTTGCCGTGGACAAGGACAAGTTGCTGTTCAACAGGGCTTTTTCACTTATGCTTCAACTTGTCCGGACTGTAATGGCAGCGGAAAGCGCATTTCAACTCCTTGCGGTGATTGCAAGGGATCAGGTTTTCAAACAAAATCAAGTAATATCAATGTTAAAATTCCTGCCGGAATCGATACGGGTATGCGCTTGCGCGTAGGTGGTGAAGGTGAAGGCGGTGTAAATGGTGGACCTGCGGGCGACCTTTATGTCTTCATTGAAGTTGAGCCAAACCATCTTTTCAAACGGGAAGAATTTGATCTTATTTATTCATTAAAAGTTGGTGTTGCCCAAGCAATTCTTGGAACAGAAGTTATGATTGATTGCTTCGAAGAAGAGCCGCGCAAAATTGAAATACCAGCTGGCATTCAACCTGGACAAAGATTGGTCGTGCACGGCGCAGGAATACCGAAACTTGAAAAATATGGTAGAGGTAAAGGCGATCTTATTATTGAGGTTAATGTAGAAATTCCAACAAAAATAAATAAGGAAGCAGAAGAACATCTCAGAGCATTTGCCTTGAAAATGGGTCAAAATGTAAAGAATAGCAATGGCTTTTTTGACAAAATATTTGGATAA
- the cysS gene encoding cysteine--tRNA ligase: MAIQFFNTLSGKKEPFKSLQNGKVTMYCCGVTPYGNTHIGHSRTFFSYDLLYRTLKDHGNEVHWARNITDVDDKIINKANSENISCSQLVSRYVSEQNEMLELFNLLRPQHEPKVTETIPQIITLIEKLIEKQFAYVSQSGVYYRVRKFEEYGKLSKNKINDLKAGARIEVDEAKEDALDFALWKFAKAGEIYWPSPWGDGRPGWHVECSAMIHSLFGDSIDIHMGGRDLIFPHHEAEIAQSEAAFGKPLASTWLHAGMVTLYGEKMSKSTNHLVAIKDFLAKYPSEVLRLIFLSISYSQTLDFTFELATENLKKLAKIYRFVSLVNSYAVQANLSTIHKEFDGLIFADLSNLVTKMKEFLSDDLNSNGAMATFFDFIKNVNIQLGKLEKSGQKLREEDILLLKTKWPEFKNWLKITLGILIDEPKVFFENLRNYNLGTEISVEDIELKIQERTKARADKDWAKSDAIREELLAQGVQIQDAPAGTKWTVVI; encoded by the coding sequence ATGGCAATACAATTTTTTAATACGCTTTCTGGAAAAAAAGAACCATTTAAATCTCTGCAAAATGGAAAAGTAACAATGTATTGCTGTGGTGTAACCCCATATGGGAATACCCATATTGGTCACAGCCGCACATTTTTTTCGTATGATTTACTTTATCGTACTTTAAAAGATCATGGTAATGAAGTTCATTGGGCGCGTAATATAACTGACGTAGATGATAAAATTATTAATAAAGCAAATAGCGAAAATATTTCCTGCTCACAGCTTGTTTCAAGATATGTTTCAGAACAAAACGAAATGCTAGAGCTATTTAATTTACTCCGACCACAACATGAACCCAAGGTAACAGAAACAATTCCGCAAATAATCACTCTCATTGAAAAACTCATTGAAAAACAGTTTGCCTATGTGAGTCAGTCTGGTGTGTATTATCGTGTACGTAAATTTGAAGAATACGGTAAATTAAGTAAAAATAAAATAAATGATTTAAAAGCCGGTGCGCGGATTGAAGTAGACGAAGCAAAGGAAGATGCTCTCGATTTTGCCCTTTGGAAGTTTGCAAAAGCAGGTGAAATTTATTGGCCCTCACCTTGGGGAGATGGGCGTCCTGGTTGGCATGTAGAATGTTCAGCTATGATTCACTCGTTATTTGGCGATTCCATAGATATCCATATGGGTGGTAGAGATCTTATCTTTCCGCATCATGAAGCGGAAATTGCTCAGTCAGAGGCTGCATTTGGCAAACCTTTAGCAAGCACTTGGTTGCATGCGGGTATGGTAACTTTATATGGCGAAAAAATGAGTAAAAGCACCAATCATTTGGTTGCAATAAAAGATTTCTTAGCCAAATATCCATCTGAGGTTTTGCGCTTAATATTTTTATCTATTTCTTATTCTCAAACTCTTGACTTTACGTTCGAGTTAGCAACTGAAAACTTGAAGAAATTAGCTAAGATTTATCGTTTTGTTTCCTTAGTTAATAGCTATGCAGTGCAAGCGAATTTAAGTACAATTCATAAAGAATTTGATGGACTTATTTTCGCTGATTTAAGTAATCTCGTGACTAAGATGAAAGAATTTTTATCTGATGATTTGAATAGTAACGGAGCAATGGCGACATTTTTTGATTTCATTAAAAATGTCAATATCCAACTAGGTAAACTTGAAAAATCTGGGCAGAAATTAAGAGAAGAAGATATTCTTTTATTGAAAACAAAATGGCCTGAATTTAAAAATTGGTTGAAGATTACATTAGGAATTTTAATAGATGAGCCTAAAGTATTTTTTGAAAACTTAAGAAATTATAATTTAGGGACAGAGATTTCAGTCGAAGATATTGAGCTAAAAATTCAAGAAAGAACGAAAGCGAGAGCTGATAAAGACTGGGCAAAGTCCGATGCGATCCGCGAAGAGTTGCTTGCACAAGGGGTGCAGATTCAAGATGCGCCCGCTGGAACGAAATGGACAGTTGTTATTTAA